A single window of Paenibacillus sp. FSL H8-0537 DNA harbors:
- a CDS encoding family 43 glycosylhydrolase, with product MKDTANPVNNQLFPNPFIEQRADPWIYRHADGFYYFTASVPEFDRIELRRAKMLNGLAESTPVAVWTKPSMGPMSALIWAPEIHFIDEKWYIYFAAAPSEEIVDGLFNHRMFVLENASSNPLEGKWTEKGQIHTAWDTFALDATSFSHKGKQYLVWAQKAPHIAGNSNLYISELENPWTLHGEQVLLTKPEFSWEITGFKVNEGPAVLARNGKLFITYSASATDHHYCMGLLTADADCDPLDAAAWSKSPQPVFQTSEQTRQYGPGHNCFTVAENELDDVLVYHARSYKEIVGNPLYDPNRHARIKKMDWDEDGNPVFGEPPVDDPS from the coding sequence ATGAAAGATACAGCTAATCCAGTAAATAATCAGCTTTTTCCTAATCCCTTTATCGAACAAAGAGCGGACCCCTGGATTTATCGGCATGCTGACGGGTTTTACTATTTTACAGCCTCCGTGCCTGAATTCGACCGAATTGAGCTGCGCAGGGCTAAGATGCTGAATGGTCTTGCCGAAAGCACGCCAGTCGCTGTATGGACGAAGCCGAGCATGGGGCCGATGAGCGCTCTAATCTGGGCGCCGGAAATTCATTTCATTGATGAAAAATGGTATATCTATTTCGCGGCGGCACCTTCTGAAGAAATCGTTGACGGCTTGTTCAACCATCGCATGTTTGTCCTTGAAAATGCTTCATCCAATCCGCTGGAAGGCAAATGGACGGAGAAGGGACAAATCCATACAGCTTGGGACACGTTCGCGCTTGATGCGACCAGCTTCTCTCATAAAGGCAAGCAGTATCTGGTTTGGGCGCAGAAAGCGCCGCATATTGCAGGCAATTCCAATTTGTACATTTCAGAGCTGGAAAATCCGTGGACGCTGCACGGCGAGCAGGTGCTTCTGACGAAGCCGGAGTTTTCTTGGGAAATCACAGGCTTCAAGGTGAATGAAGGGCCAGCGGTGCTAGCGCGAAACGGAAAGCTGTTTATCACCTATTCCGCAAGCGCAACGGATCATCATTATTGCATGGGACTATTGACGGCAGATGCGGACTGTGATCCGCTTGATGCGGCTGCTTGGAGCAAATCTCCACAGCCCGTGTTTCAGACGAGCGAGCAGACAAGGCAATACGGACCTGGGCATAACTGCTTCACGGTTGCGGAGAATGAGCTTGATGATGTGCTTGTCTATCATGCCCGGAGCTATAAGGAAATCGTAGGCAATCCGCTGTATGACCCCAATCGCCATGCAAGGATAAAAAAAATGGACTGGGATGAGGATGGGAATCCGGTATTCGGAGAGCCGCCGGTTGACGATCCTTCCTAA
- a CDS encoding carbohydrate ABC transporter permease: MNTSRATKPFKWVERIRIAILYAIGLLFLFPFYIAIVYSIKTPMETAESPLSFPKHISWSNYADAIEASNFFLALRNSVVTTSATVALTILVCSMGAYVIARNNTRFYTFFYYLFMSSIMLPFQVLMFPLYKTWADLHILNTLPGLVISLTGVQIGYFCFLYVGFIKTVPRELEESALLDGASRYRTFFSIIFPLLKPINMTIIVLSALGAWNDFVVSMVLVQKKAVSTLPLVQFQFFGEYTSQVNMAFAAIILSMIPIMIFYGFAQRYIIGGVTAGAVKG; this comes from the coding sequence TTGAACACATCGCGAGCTACCAAGCCGTTTAAATGGGTGGAACGAATTCGCATTGCTATCCTTTATGCTATTGGCCTGCTGTTCTTGTTCCCCTTCTATATCGCAATCGTCTATTCCATTAAGACGCCGATGGAGACGGCCGAAAGTCCGCTCAGCTTTCCCAAACACATTTCATGGAGCAATTATGCGGATGCTATTGAAGCCTCCAACTTTTTCCTTGCGCTTCGCAACAGTGTGGTGACAACGTCGGCGACGGTTGCTCTGACGATTCTTGTCTGCTCCATGGGAGCTTACGTCATTGCCCGAAACAATACTCGCTTTTATACGTTTTTCTATTATTTATTTATGTCGAGCATTATGCTGCCGTTTCAGGTGCTGATGTTTCCACTGTACAAAACATGGGCGGACCTTCATATTCTGAATACGCTGCCTGGGCTCGTCATCTCGTTAACGGGCGTGCAGATCGGTTATTTTTGCTTCCTTTATGTAGGCTTCATCAAGACGGTTCCAAGGGAACTGGAAGAATCGGCGTTGCTGGACGGAGCTTCACGGTATCGAACGTTTTTTAGTATTATTTTTCCGCTGCTGAAGCCAATTAACATGACAATCATTGTACTTAGCGCCCTTGGGGCGTGGAATGATTTCGTTGTTTCTATGGTGCTTGTGCAGAAAAAGGCGGTTTCCACGCTGCCGCTTGTGCAATTCCAGTTTTTCGGCGAATATACGTCCCAGGTGAATATGGCATTCGCAGCTATTATCCTGTCCATGATTCCTATTATGATCTTCTACGGATTCGCTCAGCGCTATATTATTGGCGGCGTTACGGCGGGCGCGGTAAAAGGCTAA
- a CDS encoding sugar ABC transporter permease encodes MKRLYKNNLVTFTFLIPALLFFSLVVIFPFFRGLNIAFTNWDGISPTYDYVGLRNLKLLFSDTDAIEPIKNTLFFAFSTTLLVNVLGLLLAVALNTKFKGVNLLKTFIFMPMVISLVLASIIWRYIYSDIYPILFQTDSGLLGNPSTVMLGIVIIAVWKEVGLAMVIYYAGLQTIPKDMYESARIDGAGIVQQFRSITIPLLMPAFTYCIPLWLGTGLRQFDYSMVATKGGPGTSSQTMAMYVYNYEFPYFKAGYGQMSAIVLFVFILFITVLVTGYFRRREVEY; translated from the coding sequence ATGAAGCGACTATACAAAAACAACCTCGTAACCTTTACGTTCCTGATTCCGGCTCTTTTGTTTTTTTCTTTAGTTGTGATTTTCCCCTTTTTCCGCGGGTTGAACATTGCGTTTACCAATTGGGATGGCATCAGCCCAACCTATGACTATGTTGGCTTGCGCAACCTCAAGCTGCTGTTCAGTGACACCGATGCTATCGAGCCGATTAAAAATACGCTGTTTTTCGCTTTTTCCACGACGTTGCTCGTAAACGTATTGGGTCTTTTGCTAGCCGTGGCGCTCAATACAAAATTCAAAGGGGTCAACCTGTTAAAGACGTTCATTTTTATGCCGATGGTCATCAGCCTTGTGTTGGCCTCCATCATTTGGCGCTATATCTACAGTGATATTTATCCGATTCTCTTCCAGACCGATAGCGGTCTGCTTGGCAATCCTTCAACTGTCATGCTGGGCATTGTCATCATTGCTGTCTGGAAAGAGGTTGGTCTTGCGATGGTCATCTATTATGCGGGCCTGCAAACCATTCCGAAAGACATGTATGAATCGGCCCGCATTGATGGCGCTGGCATCGTACAGCAGTTTCGCAGCATTACGATCCCATTGCTGATGCCTGCCTTTACGTATTGCATTCCTTTGTGGCTGGGGACAGGCTTAAGGCAATTTGATTACTCAATGGTCGCGACAAAAGGTGGTCCAGGGACGTCTTCCCAAACGATGGCTATGTATGTTTACAATTATGAATTTCCTTATTTCAAGGCAGGCTACGGGCAGATGTCCGCCATTGTGCTTTTCGTCTTCATTCTCTTTATTACCGTTCTCGTTACCGGCTATTTCCGCAGAAGGGAGGTGGAATATTGA
- a CDS encoding extracellular solute-binding protein, whose protein sequence is MRKAKALSMASTLFLAVTMLSGCGSASNGNEGSSQTGAAPSSPASAPAKTDAGEKVTLSVVHYMVEKPKVDTFKKLTDKFTELNPNVSFDISVMPVDKYNDNIKLKVSSGDTPDIIFGRPAGMVDMTKAGAFLDVTNEAFVKRVDPAYIPNVTYEGKVYGLPIDLMTNAVIYNKDLFKEAGVEVPKTYSELLKAAETLKSKGITPFAASWKDGASYMSFMWPDMWGTLLVNNPDYASKIIAGEKSFSDVPGYKDFLQRVNQLSAYANSDAKDIDYDRSLQYFAQGKAAMDIMGSFAIGSIRSYNPSGNFGVFMYPATDNPEDNYMTYSTDDTWMIGAKSANVEMAKKFFDFMASDEGAQIWADGVQTISTISKDIKPAQQDPISAEFQAVFQSGKIVNNQVKPLWYGQYDDTWQKVMTFFLVTDPAERNVDETIKKLDDGFAKINKMK, encoded by the coding sequence ATGAGAAAAGCGAAAGCATTATCAATGGCAAGCACCTTGTTTTTGGCAGTAACGATGTTATCTGGTTGCGGAAGTGCGAGCAATGGCAATGAGGGTTCCTCCCAGACAGGTGCAGCTCCATCTTCGCCTGCGTCCGCTCCTGCCAAAACAGACGCAGGCGAGAAAGTTACGCTGAGCGTCGTTCACTACATGGTTGAGAAGCCGAAGGTAGATACCTTCAAGAAGCTGACGGACAAATTCACTGAGCTGAATCCAAACGTAAGCTTCGATATCTCGGTTATGCCAGTAGATAAATACAACGATAACATTAAACTGAAAGTCAGCTCAGGAGATACGCCTGACATTATATTTGGACGCCCTGCAGGCATGGTTGACATGACGAAGGCCGGAGCCTTTCTGGACGTAACGAATGAAGCTTTTGTTAAAAGGGTTGATCCGGCCTATATTCCAAATGTTACGTATGAAGGCAAGGTATATGGTTTGCCGATTGATTTAATGACGAATGCCGTCATTTACAACAAGGATTTATTTAAAGAGGCAGGCGTTGAGGTTCCGAAAACCTATTCGGAGCTGCTGAAGGCCGCGGAGACGCTGAAATCCAAAGGCATTACGCCATTTGCAGCCTCATGGAAGGACGGAGCTTCCTACATGAGCTTTATGTGGCCGGACATGTGGGGGACACTGCTCGTGAACAACCCCGATTATGCGAGCAAAATTATAGCTGGTGAAAAAAGCTTCTCGGACGTTCCTGGCTACAAGGACTTCCTGCAGCGCGTAAACCAGCTTAGCGCCTATGCGAACAGCGACGCCAAGGATATTGATTATGATCGTTCGCTGCAATATTTTGCACAAGGTAAAGCAGCGATGGATATTATGGGCAGCTTTGCGATAGGCAGCATTCGCAGCTACAATCCGAGCGGTAATTTCGGAGTATTCATGTATCCGGCGACTGATAATCCAGAAGACAACTACATGACGTATTCCACGGATGACACATGGATGATTGGGGCCAAGTCGGCGAATGTCGAGATGGCGAAAAAATTCTTTGATTTTATGGCTTCCGATGAGGGAGCGCAAATTTGGGCGGATGGCGTACAGACCATCAGCACCATATCCAAAGATATTAAACCAGCACAGCAAGATCCGATCTCGGCTGAGTTCCAAGCCGTTTTCCAATCCGGAAAAATTGTCAACAATCAGGTGAAGCCGCTTTGGTACGGCCAATATGACGATACATGGCAAAAAGTGATGACCTTCTTCCTCGTTACCGACCCTGCCGAGCGCAATGTGGATGAGACGATTAAGAAGCTGGACGATGGCTTTGCAAAAATCAATAAAATGAAGTAA
- a CDS encoding GntR family transcriptional regulator: MSKMPLYKQIQSYYRERILTGELRYKDRVPSEQEIMEEFRVSKITVKNALISLAEEGLITRIQGKGTFVAQVNDEALSVKSRLQSGSPVEGMNNIIGFIIPTLKTKVIQKLVDYVELHAKEAGYQTILHITRESSVEESKAINKLTEIGVKGIIVFPTEDEKYNESLLRLSLDKFPFVFIDRYLRNIDTYQIISDNAAGSYETINYLLSKGHQNIALISPDNTNTAIEDRTLGFEKAYIDKRISIDKTLWCHVPLDILRTDQAEPYVTAFLSLHPEVSAIYALSAEAAQIAYQSLGKLDRRETEIVSFDNPDLPGISYVSQNENLLAQAAVSLLKSQIEGEYLPQQTVIEVELILCEQLS; encoded by the coding sequence ATGAGCAAAATGCCTTTATACAAACAAATACAAAGCTATTACAGAGAGCGGATTCTAACAGGCGAATTACGCTACAAGGACAGAGTGCCTTCCGAACAAGAAATTATGGAGGAATTCCGGGTAAGCAAGATTACGGTGAAAAATGCATTGATCTCTCTGGCGGAAGAAGGACTGATCACCCGTATTCAAGGGAAGGGCACATTCGTCGCTCAAGTGAACGATGAGGCTCTCAGCGTGAAATCGAGGCTGCAAAGCGGTTCGCCTGTTGAAGGCATGAATAACATTATTGGGTTTATCATTCCTACCCTGAAGACGAAGGTCATTCAAAAGCTGGTAGATTACGTAGAGCTTCATGCGAAGGAAGCGGGGTATCAGACGATTTTGCATATTACGAGGGAATCCTCTGTGGAAGAGTCAAAAGCGATTAACAAATTGACTGAGATCGGGGTAAAGGGCATTATCGTTTTCCCTACCGAGGACGAGAAATACAACGAATCCTTGCTGCGATTATCGCTCGATAAGTTTCCCTTTGTATTTATTGATCGTTACCTGCGAAACATTGATACTTATCAAATTATTTCAGATAATGCAGCCGGGTCCTACGAGACGATCAATTATTTATTAAGCAAAGGGCATCAAAATATTGCTTTAATCTCACCAGACAATACGAATACAGCGATTGAAGACCGCACGCTGGGTTTTGAGAAGGCGTATATCGATAAACGTATCTCCATCGACAAAACACTGTGGTGCCATGTTCCGCTCGATATTTTACGCACAGATCAGGCCGAGCCGTATGTGACGGCCTTCCTTAGCCTTCATCCCGAGGTGAGCGCCATCTATGCTTTGTCCGCTGAAGCCGCTCAAATTGCCTATCAATCGCTTGGGAAGCTTGACCGCAGGGAAACCGAAATCGTCTCCTTCGATAATCCCGACCTTCCGGGCATTTCCTATGTCAGCCAAAACGAAAATCTGCTCGCCCAAGCAGCTGTCTCCTTGCTGAAATCGCAAATAGAGGGAGAATATTTGCCGCAGCAAACCGTCATTGAAGTAGAGCTTATTTTATGTGAACAGCTGTCTTAA
- a CDS encoding CBM35 domain-containing protein yields MKKSRKALILSSAAFLLSSVFSVVPAYAATSLTVDLSSDIGPVTHGAGGSLYGVIENQPDNSLIIPLRAKAYINPAVVGYQQPWGAVVPVAQKLALTGSKVTVRLADWYPGWYNYSNLTDWFNKLTTTVNAVQAAGLTNIYGYELWNEPDGTWKGQYVGGINYSDSYVQFTVNVPTAKAYAMTIRYANGTGASSTHSMSVNGGSATTITYPNSGGWTGSGRGASLTTNVNLNAGNNTIRLTKGATGYAEIDYIDITGGNPARYEAENATVNHSTSHNSGHASSNASGNLTFNEFFSQTYTKLKQLDPNAKAIGPSYSWYNPNAMLGFMSYQKTQNTVPDINAWHQLGGDNFTANHNDYRAIETSLGIAPRPISINEYSGAAWINDEGKPGAVAPLIAKFERLKVDTAMQSYWDVPKPGRLGSLLSSSTQRNGGWWFYKWYGDMTGSMVSVTPPNVNDVVALDGFANVDATRQYASLLFGGVTDGSVNAVIKNFPSFFGTNGSKVHVRAEWTPFVNRSTAVNTTNTLFEADYTIANNQITVPITGLYNNDGYRLYITPFGQATNVYEAENAAVSHANITTGNASGGKYVGQIDYSDSYVDFYVKVPAASTYTMAIRYANGTGANSTHNLVINGGSGSTVTYPATAGWGQFGTVNVNVNLTAGDNIIRLAKGSTGYAELDSIAIN; encoded by the coding sequence TTGAAAAAATCAAGAAAAGCCTTGATTTTAAGCTCCGCGGCATTTCTTCTTAGCAGCGTATTTTCAGTTGTTCCGGCCTATGCTGCTACCAGTTTGACGGTAGATTTATCAAGCGATATCGGGCCGGTAACTCATGGAGCGGGGGGATCGTTATATGGCGTAATCGAAAATCAACCGGATAATAGCCTGATCATTCCATTGCGTGCAAAAGCTTATATCAACCCAGCAGTCGTCGGTTATCAACAGCCATGGGGGGCTGTGGTCCCGGTGGCGCAGAAATTAGCCCTTACAGGCAGTAAAGTAACCGTTCGTCTTGCGGATTGGTATCCCGGATGGTATAACTACTCGAATTTGACAGACTGGTTCAATAAGTTGACCACGACTGTAAATGCTGTTCAAGCAGCCGGACTTACGAATATCTACGGATACGAATTATGGAATGAACCGGACGGGACATGGAAAGGCCAATATGTAGGCGGAATAAATTATAGCGACAGCTATGTACAGTTCACCGTCAATGTGCCCACGGCCAAAGCCTATGCCATGACTATTCGGTACGCCAATGGGACGGGCGCTTCTTCAACGCATAGCATGAGCGTCAACGGCGGCAGCGCGACGACGATCACCTATCCGAATAGCGGAGGCTGGACCGGATCGGGCAGAGGGGCTTCGCTGACGACGAACGTCAATTTAAACGCAGGCAACAACACGATTAGGCTTACGAAGGGAGCCACGGGATATGCCGAGATCGATTATATCGATATCACGGGCGGCAATCCCGCAAGATACGAAGCGGAAAACGCGACGGTTAACCATTCTACGAGTCACAATAGCGGGCATGCTTCATCGAATGCGAGCGGCAACCTGACGTTCAATGAATTTTTCAGTCAAACCTATACGAAGCTAAAGCAGCTTGACCCGAATGCCAAAGCAATCGGACCTTCGTATTCTTGGTACAACCCTAATGCTATGCTGGGCTTTATGTCTTACCAGAAGACTCAGAATACAGTCCCGGATATCAATGCATGGCATCAGCTGGGCGGAGATAATTTCACGGCCAATCATAATGATTATAGAGCCATCGAAACTTCTCTTGGAATCGCGCCAAGACCGATCTCGATTAATGAATACAGCGGTGCCGCTTGGATTAATGATGAAGGAAAGCCTGGCGCAGTAGCCCCATTGATCGCGAAGTTCGAAAGACTGAAAGTGGACACCGCCATGCAAAGCTATTGGGACGTTCCGAAACCGGGAAGATTGGGAAGTCTCCTATCGAGTTCTACGCAACGAAACGGCGGCTGGTGGTTTTATAAATGGTATGGCGACATGACTGGCAGCATGGTTTCCGTTACGCCTCCGAACGTGAATGACGTGGTCGCTCTTGACGGATTCGCAAACGTAGACGCTACGAGACAATATGCAAGCTTGTTATTCGGCGGAGTAACGGACGGTTCTGTCAATGCGGTCATCAAGAACTTTCCGTCGTTCTTTGGTACGAATGGCAGCAAAGTCCATGTGCGGGCAGAATGGACTCCGTTTGTCAACCGGAGTACGGCCGTCAACACGACGAACACTTTGTTTGAAGCAGATTATACAATTGCAAACAATCAGATTACCGTACCGATTACGGGTCTATATAATAATGACGGCTACAGGCTCTATATTACGCCGTTCGGTCAGGCAACCAACGTATATGAAGCCGAAAATGCGGCTGTAAGCCACGCTAATATCACGACCGGTAATGCATCGGGTGGAAAATACGTCGGTCAAATCGACTATAGCGACAGTTACGTTGATTTCTATGTCAAAGTGCCTGCAGCTAGCACTTATACTATGGCGATTCGATATGCCAACGGCACAGGCGCAAACTCTACCCATAATTTAGTTATTAACGGCGGATCAGGGTCAACGGTAACCTATCCGGCTACGGCAGGATGGGGACAGTTCGGCACCGTGAACGTGAATGTTAATTTAACGGCTGGCGATAACATTATCAGATTGGCAAAAGGAAGCACTGGGTATGCCGAACTCGACAGTATCGCTATAAACTAG
- a CDS encoding beta-L-arabinofuranosidase domain-containing protein, producing MKSIKSAQSIKLTDVRIQDPLWSRYIDLVRDVVVPYQWMALNDQVEGAEPSHALRNFRIAAGHEQGEFYGMVFQDSDVAKWLEAVGYLLAAKPDPDLEILADGVIDVIAAAQQPDGYLNTYYTVKEPEMRWSNLCECHELYCAGHMIEAGVAYYQGTSKRKLLDVVCRLADYIDTVFGSEPGKLQGYDGHQEIELALVKLYRETGNEKYLNMSVYFLNERGRQPFYYDEEWVKRGRTHHWESSFMIEEKEYSQAHLPIREQDKAEGHAVRAVYMATGMADVAAETGDQSLLEACRRLWSNIVTRRMYITGGIGSMAQGEAFSLDYDLPNDTVYAETCASIGLIFFANRMLQIESNGEYADVMERALYNTVISGMSQDGTKFFYVNPLEVVPHTCGKNKNYNHVKPERQGWFGCACCPPNVARLLASLGDYIYTIRNNTIFTNLYIGGELECQLDEGHVVLKQQSHFPRDGAVRFEVQSEGVVPFTLALRLPNWCDHAQLRINGVQMEIEDKIINGYVHVSKHWMKGDIVEWDLSMPILRMEGHPLVRQTAGKVALQHGPFVYCMEEVDNGANLHQLALPKNGRLDLQYEDGLLGGIPTITAEAVRYTSSDWNGSLYRSEADWRLEPVRVTFIPYYAWANRGLGEMSVWVRQVNEAEIRKRFQGGGEIIE from the coding sequence ATGAAGTCAATAAAATCAGCTCAATCAATCAAACTAACAGATGTGCGTATACAAGATCCTTTATGGTCCAGATATATCGATTTGGTTCGTGATGTTGTCGTTCCCTATCAGTGGATGGCGCTTAACGATCAGGTTGAAGGAGCAGAGCCAAGCCATGCCTTGCGCAATTTTAGAATAGCGGCAGGACATGAGCAGGGAGAGTTCTATGGGATGGTATTCCAAGATAGCGATGTTGCCAAATGGCTTGAAGCCGTAGGCTATTTGCTGGCTGCTAAGCCCGATCCTGACCTCGAAATACTTGCTGATGGCGTTATAGATGTTATCGCTGCTGCACAGCAGCCGGACGGGTATTTAAATACTTATTATACCGTCAAAGAACCGGAAATGCGTTGGAGCAATCTTTGCGAATGCCACGAGCTCTACTGTGCTGGCCATATGATTGAAGCGGGTGTAGCTTATTATCAAGGTACCAGTAAGCGCAAGCTGCTTGATGTTGTATGCAGGCTTGCAGATTATATTGATACCGTTTTTGGCAGTGAGCCAGGCAAGCTGCAAGGGTACGATGGACATCAGGAGATCGAGCTTGCATTAGTTAAATTATATAGAGAAACCGGCAATGAGAAATACTTAAATATGAGTGTCTATTTTCTCAATGAACGGGGCAGGCAGCCGTTTTATTATGATGAGGAATGGGTGAAACGCGGTAGAACGCATCATTGGGAAAGTTCCTTTATGATTGAGGAGAAGGAGTACAGTCAAGCCCATCTTCCCATTCGCGAGCAGGACAAAGCTGAAGGACATGCGGTAAGAGCCGTTTATATGGCTACTGGCATGGCAGATGTTGCCGCTGAAACAGGTGACCAAAGTCTGCTTGAAGCATGCCGTAGACTTTGGTCAAATATCGTTACCAGAAGGATGTACATTACAGGCGGTATTGGTTCCATGGCGCAGGGTGAAGCGTTCTCGCTAGACTATGATTTGCCGAACGATACGGTATATGCTGAAACCTGTGCCTCCATCGGTCTTATTTTCTTCGCTAACCGAATGCTGCAAATAGAATCTAATGGTGAATACGCAGATGTAATGGAACGAGCACTATATAATACGGTCATCAGCGGCATGTCGCAGGATGGCACCAAGTTTTTTTATGTAAATCCACTTGAGGTTGTTCCTCATACATGCGGAAAAAACAAAAACTATAATCACGTCAAGCCGGAACGCCAAGGCTGGTTCGGATGTGCCTGCTGCCCTCCTAACGTGGCGAGACTGCTCGCTTCTCTTGGGGACTATATTTATACGATTCGGAATAATACCATATTTACGAACCTTTACATTGGCGGGGAACTAGAATGTCAACTAGATGAGGGCCATGTCGTATTGAAGCAGCAGTCGCATTTTCCACGTGATGGCGCGGTCCGCTTCGAAGTTCAGAGCGAGGGCGTTGTCCCCTTTACGCTTGCTCTTCGTTTGCCTAACTGGTGTGACCATGCACAATTGAGGATCAACGGGGTCCAGATGGAGATAGAGGATAAGATCATAAATGGTTACGTGCATGTGTCTAAGCATTGGATGAAAGGAGATATCGTCGAATGGGATCTATCGATGCCCATCCTACGTATGGAGGGTCATCCATTGGTTAGACAAACAGCTGGAAAAGTTGCCCTGCAGCATGGTCCATTCGTGTATTGCATGGAAGAGGTCGATAACGGAGCGAACCTTCATCAGCTCGCACTGCCGAAGAATGGAAGGCTTGATTTGCAATACGAAGACGGACTGCTTGGGGGCATCCCAACGATTACTGCTGAAGCCGTGCGCTACACTTCCTCAGACTGGAATGGCAGCTTATATCGGAGTGAGGCCGATTGGCGACTTGAACCGGTAAGGGTAACCTTTATCCCTTATTATGCTTGGGCTAATCGCGGGCTGGGTGAAATGAGTGTCTGGGTAAGACAAGTCAATGAAGCGGAGATTAGAAAGCGCTTTCAAGGAGGTGGTGAGATTATCGAATAG
- a CDS encoding carbohydrate ABC transporter permease, translating into MKVKKAASMFFVYFFLISGAIAMLFPFYWMIKTALVGSDSIFEITPTFIPKSLEFHNFSDALQAQPFGRFFLNSGIVTIANIVGVLLTSSLCAYGFSRVNWPGRDKVFGVMLTALMLPFAVVMLPQFIGWRMLNLTDTLFPLIIPAYFGGGLFNIFLLRQFFMGIPRDLDEAAYMDGANHWTVYSKIILPLSSQSLIVVGLFTFLTNWNDYLGPMLYLSSEKNYTLMLGLTLFQGSYSSQWNLMMAAVSIVVLPSLIVFLFAQRYFIQGIAMTGIKG; encoded by the coding sequence ATGAAAGTAAAAAAAGCAGCAAGCATGTTTTTTGTTTATTTTTTTCTGATTAGCGGAGCAATTGCCATGCTTTTCCCCTTTTATTGGATGATTAAAACGGCGTTGGTGGGCAGTGACAGCATTTTCGAAATTACACCGACTTTTATACCTAAATCATTGGAGTTCCATAATTTTAGCGATGCTCTGCAAGCGCAACCATTTGGCAGGTTTTTTCTGAATAGCGGTATCGTAACGATTGCGAATATTGTTGGAGTACTCTTAACCAGCTCGCTTTGCGCATATGGCTTTTCAAGAGTGAATTGGCCAGGCCGGGATAAAGTATTCGGCGTTATGTTAACAGCACTCATGCTTCCTTTTGCAGTAGTTATGCTTCCTCAGTTTATCGGATGGAGAATGCTCAACTTGACAGATACGCTATTTCCCTTGATTATTCCGGCTTATTTTGGCGGAGGATTGTTTAATATCTTCTTGCTTAGACAATTTTTTATGGGGATACCAAGAGACCTGGATGAAGCAGCTTATATGGACGGAGCCAATCATTGGACCGTTTATTCCAAAATCATTTTACCGCTCAGTTCCCAGTCGCTAATTGTCGTTGGTTTATTTACGTTTCTGACTAACTGGAACGATTACCTAGGACCGATGCTGTATTTGTCATCGGAGAAAAATTATACGTTGATGCTGGGACTGACCTTATTTCAGGGCTCCTATTCTTCGCAGTGGAATCTGATGATGGCAGCTGTCTCGATTGTGGTTCTTCCCTCGCTAATCGTCTTCCTTTTTGCCCAGAGGTATTTTATTCAAGGGATCGCAATGACAGGGATTAAAGGCTAA